The following coding sequences are from one Arcobacter nitrofigilis DSM 7299 window:
- a CDS encoding thioesterase II family protein, with amino-acid sequence MDSITKNKWIQYEEKENVKLRLFCLPYAGGGSSIYRLWQKSMPEHIQVCKIQLPGRENRIDEQAIDSMEDLVKTLAKQLFNYLDKPFALFGHSMGAMATYELAKYLSNNTPYSPKHVFVSGCRTPNTPHNHITYHLEGEEFIDSLRQRGGTNEVLLNNKDYMKMVEPTLRADLKLIERWHHNDIETLNCPLTVLGGVNDTLVLPTNLKQWHQYTNKIFELKLFEGDHFFINDDSHNIASIVANTLKQ; translated from the coding sequence ATGGATTCAATAACAAAAAACAAATGGATACAATACGAAGAAAAAGAAAATGTTAAATTACGTCTATTTTGCTTGCCATATGCAGGAGGAGGATCATCTATTTATCGGCTTTGGCAAAAATCAATGCCAGAGCATATACAAGTATGCAAAATTCAACTACCAGGTAGAGAAAATCGTATAGATGAGCAAGCAATAGATTCTATGGAAGACTTAGTAAAAACCCTAGCAAAGCAACTCTTTAATTATTTAGATAAACCATTTGCTCTCTTTGGTCATAGTATGGGAGCAATGGCTACATATGAACTTGCTAAATATTTATCAAATAATACCCCTTATAGTCCTAAGCATGTATTTGTATCTGGATGCAGAACACCTAATACTCCTCATAACCATATAACATATCACCTAGAAGGTGAAGAGTTTATTGATTCGCTAAGACAAAGGGGAGGAACAAATGAAGTGCTATTAAATAATAAAGACTATATGAAAATGGTCGAACCGACATTGCGTGCTGACTTAAAACTTATTGAAAGATGGCATCACAATGACATAGAAACCCTTAATTGCCCATTAACAGTATTAGGGGGAGTAAATGATACCTTAGTTTTACCAACTAACTTAAAACAATGGCATCAGTATACAAACAAAATATTTGAATTAAAATTATTTGAAGGTGACCACTTTTTTATAAATGATGATTCACATAATATTGCTTCAATAGTGGCAAATACATTAAAACAATAA
- the ccrA gene encoding crotonyl-CoA carboxylase/reductase has translation MSETKKIIEMIENDNTTQKDYENIKLPSSMNALVTLKEEENIFGEMETEDKDISKTLHYKEVTIPEVGDDEVLIAVMASGVNHNTVWSATFEPLPTFNFLSHYAKSNPKNKKHNLTYHILGSDAAGVIVKLGTKVHDNWKLGDRVVICPAVTSNTNPQSYKDSMSDPNTKAWGYETNFGGLAEFCLVKSTQLMKKPEHLTWEEAASLSLVSSTAYRMLVSQHGAEMKQGDNVLVWGGAGGMGAMGIQYVLNGGGRPIAVVSSEKKAELVKKLGCEYVVNRAKKNFNFFKEDGSINKRHLIAFKSTVERLIDKESADIVFEHTGRETFGASVFVAKSGGKIVTCGSTTGYEHTFDNRYLWMYVKSIIGSHGANIYEAYNANRLSCLGKINPILSEVYTLENSIEGCIKVKNNQHIGKVGILCLSPKEGLGIKDHELRQKVGEDKINIFRNLKNK, from the coding sequence ATGTCAGAAACAAAAAAAATAATAGAAATGATTGAAAATGATAATACAACGCAAAAAGATTATGAAAATATAAAATTACCCAGTTCAATGAATGCTTTAGTAACCTTAAAAGAAGAAGAGAATATTTTTGGGGAAATGGAAACTGAAGATAAAGATATTTCAAAAACATTACATTACAAAGAAGTAACTATTCCTGAAGTTGGAGATGATGAAGTATTAATTGCTGTTATGGCTTCTGGAGTTAATCATAACACAGTATGGTCTGCAACTTTTGAGCCATTGCCAACTTTTAATTTTTTATCCCACTATGCTAAATCAAATCCAAAAAATAAAAAACATAACTTAACTTATCATATATTAGGAAGTGATGCAGCAGGAGTTATTGTAAAACTTGGAACTAAAGTTCATGATAATTGGAAATTAGGAGACAGAGTTGTTATTTGCCCAGCAGTTACTTCTAATACAAACCCTCAGTCTTATAAAGATTCGATGTCAGATCCAAACACAAAAGCTTGGGGATATGAAACAAATTTTGGTGGATTAGCAGAATTTTGTTTAGTTAAATCTACCCAACTAATGAAAAAACCAGAACACTTAACTTGGGAAGAAGCAGCCTCTTTATCTCTTGTTTCAAGTACAGCATATAGAATGTTAGTTTCTCAACATGGTGCAGAAATGAAACAAGGAGATAATGTCCTAGTTTGGGGAGGTGCAGGTGGAATGGGTGCAATGGGTATTCAATATGTACTAAATGGTGGAGGAAGACCTATTGCAGTTGTTTCTAGTGAAAAAAAAGCAGAACTAGTAAAAAAACTAGGTTGTGAATATGTAGTAAATAGAGCAAAGAAAAATTTTAATTTCTTTAAAGAAGATGGAAGTATTAATAAAAGGCATCTTATTGCATTTAAAAGTACAGTTGAACGCTTAATAGATAAAGAATCTGCTGATATTGTTTTTGAACATACAGGTAGAGAGACTTTTGGAGCAAGCGTTTTTGTTGCTAAAAGTGGAGGGAAAATTGTCACGTGCGGTTCTACTACAGGTTATGAGCATACATTTGATAATCGTTATTTATGGATGTATGTAAAATCTATCATAGGTTCACATGGAGCTAATATCTATGAAGCCTATAATGCTAATAGATTATCATGCTTAGGAAAAATAAACCCTATATTATCAGAAGTGTATACCCTTGAAAACTCTATTGAAGGTTGCATAAAAGTTAAAAACAATCAACATATTGGGAAAGTTGGTATTTTATGCTTATCTCCCAAAGAAGGATTAGGTATCAAAGACCATGAATTACGTCAAAAAGTAGGTGAAGATAAAATTAATATCTTTAGAAACTTAAAAAATAAGTAA
- a CDS encoding 4'-phosphopantetheinyl transferase family protein has protein sequence MENLMVPLFNNNVHIWKIEIDKISEDIYKYSELLTPDELNRANKYRISNKKKAYITTRITLKILLKYYLDNDSYSITLYKNNYGKIYIKGSNLYFNISHSTDMSIITFSRNNEIGIDLENMNCDSNIIDISTRYFTKRERLWIKNLALEKQKEAFIYCWVRKEAYIKALGLGLSIPLDSFHVIPQNTKEIPIDNFQIKEWFLYPLNISTQYLGAMCIQSPNVTMSYFDAYNLYK, from the coding sequence ATGGAAAACCTTATGGTTCCTTTATTTAATAATAATGTACATATTTGGAAAATAGAAATAGATAAAATATCTGAAGATATTTATAAATATAGTGAATTATTAACTCCCGATGAATTAAATCGTGCTAATAAATATCGAATTAGCAATAAAAAAAAAGCATACATTACTACAAGGATAACGCTAAAAATACTACTTAAGTATTACCTTGATAATGATTCATATTCAATTACTTTATATAAAAATAATTATGGCAAGATATATATAAAAGGAAGCAACCTTTATTTTAATATAAGTCATAGTACAGATATGTCTATAATCACATTTTCAAGAAATAATGAGATTGGAATTGATTTGGAAAATATGAATTGTGATAGCAATATCATAGATATTTCAACAAGATATTTTACAAAAAGAGAAAGACTTTGGATAAAAAACCTAGCCCTAGAGAAGCAAAAAGAGGCTTTTATTTACTGTTGGGTGAGAAAAGAAGCTTATATTAAAGCATTGGGCTTAGGACTTAGTATTCCCCTTGATAGTTTTCATGTTATTCCTCAAAATACTAAAGAAATACCTATTGATAATTTTCAAATAAAAGAATGGTTTTTGTATCCTTTAAATATATCAACACAGTACTTAGGAGCTATGTGTATTCAAAGTCCTAATGTAACTATGTCATATTTTGATGCTTATAATTTATATAAATAA
- a CDS encoding TonB-dependent receptor encodes MKIRELIILSVISLSTSTTLYGKDSAQEMDNITVTANKVEENIQDVPQSITVISGEVLEERGIKTIVDVINEIPNMASIPDRGVKVNFRGLNASLFTENNPIVVYVDGIPTSSKRAFNTSLENVERIEVLRGPQGTLYGKDAIGGVINIITKEPTNYTSGNIGVEYGSNNYKRTTFNVNTPIIDNKLFFNLNGEITSTDGWINNKYKGDKKAAKEDDKSFGTSLYYKATDKLSTKLVLKKEKIKNYGFKGYGIVGSTNLYEFKRKNAENTSFEEPMLEKNSIDSQSIDIKYESDNYIFDAVTVHRKTNLKGNYDADFTNGTTLDGSYLFNDASSDTYSQEIRLSNKENDGIRWVTGLYLDKEEKNKDAYGSETIMNGVNFGKTNTVSSIDSTTQAIFGQAMIPLNKQLKLTLGGRYQKIKREIDLNGFSNTTKNNEYNDKRSWNVFIPKVALDYKINENFSPYVSVSKGYMPGGFNVLARNSKKEDNRFEPERSTNYEIGIKGSVGDFMFTAAIFRMDIKDIHINRQETVGATTNYYTDNADKAHSEGIEFDFRYFPTDRIEVSGALGFIKTKYDSYVAGDNDFSGKEIETTPSHTANLSVAYYHPNGFYARTDVRNQGSMSFYDDAHKTFPKEDGYTLVDVKVGYKFSDWDIYVYGKNLTDEKYINTYEANSLFTMATFGDPRFFGIGARYRF; translated from the coding sequence ATGAAAATTAGAGAATTGATAATACTATCTGTAATATCTTTATCAACATCAACTACGCTTTATGGTAAAGATTCTGCACAAGAGATGGATAATATTACTGTAACAGCAAATAAGGTTGAAGAGAATATTCAAGATGTTCCTCAAAGTATTACTGTCATAAGTGGAGAAGTGCTAGAAGAAAGAGGTATTAAAACGATTGTAGATGTGATAAATGAAATACCAAATATGGCATCTATACCTGACCGTGGAGTTAAGGTGAACTTTAGAGGCTTAAACGCTTCTTTATTTACTGAAAATAATCCTATTGTAGTTTATGTTGATGGAATTCCTACTTCATCCAAGCGTGCTTTTAATACTTCTTTAGAAAATGTTGAGAGAATAGAAGTTTTAAGGGGCCCACAAGGAACACTTTATGGGAAAGATGCCATAGGTGGTGTTATAAATATCATAACAAAAGAACCTACTAATTATACAAGTGGGAATATAGGGGTTGAGTATGGTAGTAATAATTATAAAAGAACAACCTTTAATGTAAATACACCAATAATTGATAATAAACTTTTCTTCAATCTTAATGGTGAGATAACATCAACAGATGGATGGATTAATAATAAATATAAAGGTGATAAAAAAGCAGCAAAAGAAGATGATAAGAGTTTTGGAACATCTTTATATTATAAAGCAACAGATAAACTTTCAACAAAATTAGTATTAAAAAAAGAAAAAATTAAAAACTATGGATTTAAAGGTTATGGAATAGTAGGAAGTACCAATTTATATGAATTTAAAAGAAAGAATGCTGAAAATACTAGTTTTGAAGAACCAATGCTTGAAAAAAATTCCATTGATTCTCAAAGTATTGATATTAAATATGAAAGTGATAACTATATATTTGATGCTGTGACTGTACATAGAAAGACTAATTTAAAAGGTAATTATGATGCTGATTTTACAAATGGAACTACTCTTGATGGTTCTTATTTATTTAATGATGCTTCTTCAGATACATATTCTCAAGAAATAAGATTGTCTAATAAAGAAAATGATGGTATTCGTTGGGTTACTGGATTATATTTAGATAAAGAAGAAAAGAATAAAGATGCTTATGGAAGTGAAACAATAATGAATGGTGTTAACTTTGGAAAGACTAATACTGTTTCTTCTATTGATAGTACTACTCAAGCTATTTTTGGGCAAGCAATGATTCCTTTAAATAAACAATTGAAATTAACTCTTGGTGGTAGGTATCAGAAAATCAAAAGAGAAATTGACTTGAATGGCTTTTCAAATACTACTAAAAATAATGAATATAATGATAAAAGAAGTTGGAATGTATTTATTCCCAAAGTTGCTTTAGATTATAAAATAAATGAAAATTTTTCTCCTTATGTATCTGTTTCTAAAGGTTATATGCCAGGAGGATTTAATGTATTAGCTAGAAATTCTAAAAAAGAGGATAATAGATTTGAACCAGAAAGATCTACAAATTATGAAATAGGTATTAAAGGGTCAGTAGGTGATTTTATGTTTACTGCTGCAATATTTAGAATGGATATAAAAGATATTCATATTAATAGACAAGAAACGGTTGGTGCCACAACTAATTATTATACCGACAATGCTGATAAAGCACATTCAGAAGGTATCGAATTTGACTTTAGATATTTTCCTACAGATAGGATAGAAGTAAGTGGGGCACTTGGTTTTATAAAAACAAAATATGATTCTTATGTTGCTGGAGATAATGATTTTAGTGGTAAAGAAATAGAAACTACACCTAGTCATACAGCAAATTTAAGTGTAGCTTATTATCATCCCAATGGATTTTATGCCCGTACAGATGTGAGAAATCAAGGTTCAATGTCATTTTATGATGATGCCCATAAAACTTTTCCTAAAGAAGATGGTTATACTTTAGTTGATGTTAAAGTAGGATATAAATTTTCTGATTGGGATATTTATGTATATGGTAAAAATTTAACAGATGAAAAATATATTAATACTTATGAAGCAAATAGTTTATTTACAATGGCAACATTTGGTGACCCAAGGTTTTTTGGGATAGGTGCTAGATATAGATTTTAA
- a CDS encoding outer membrane lipoprotein-sorting protein — MIKKITIVSLFISQVFALTPFEIAINVKKNSDGYGSSKSVLEMILLDQAKNKSKRIMESISFENKNHYGINGDKSLMEFKTPLDVKGTKFLTHEKINKNNNQWLYLPVLKRIKRITSKNKSGSFMGSEFSYEDISSREPSKYTYSTSTEDTKIGNIDVYKYERYPKDKNSGYSKQILFVDKTKFVILKVEFFDKKNELLKTAKYTYRKIKNIYRVAKIQMNNHQNLKSTTLTYVKDDIKLNLDEKLFSKRYLKD; from the coding sequence ATGATTAAAAAAATAACAATAGTATCTCTTTTTATTTCACAAGTCTTTGCCCTCACCCCTTTTGAAATAGCAATAAATGTTAAAAAAAATTCAGATGGATATGGGAGCTCAAAAAGTGTATTAGAGATGATTTTATTGGATCAAGCTAAAAACAAATCAAAAAGAATAATGGAATCAATCTCTTTTGAAAATAAAAATCATTATGGCATAAATGGAGATAAATCATTAATGGAATTTAAAACACCATTAGATGTAAAAGGTACAAAATTCTTAACCCATGAAAAAATAAATAAAAATAACAACCAATGGTTATATCTACCTGTACTAAAACGTATAAAACGTATAACTAGTAAAAATAAAAGTGGTTCTTTTATGGGAAGTGAATTTTCTTATGAAGATATATCTTCAAGGGAACCTTCAAAATATACTTATTCTACTAGCACAGAAGATACTAAGATAGGCAATATAGACGTTTATAAATATGAAAGATACCCTAAAGATAAAAATTCAGGATATTCAAAACAAATACTTTTTGTGGATAAGACTAAATTTGTAATTTTAAAAGTAGAGTTTTTTGATAAGAAAAATGAACTTCTCAAAACTGCAAAATATACTTATAGAAAAATAAAAAATATATATAGAGTTGCCAAAATACAAATGAATAATCATCAAAATTTAAAATCTACTACCTTAACTTATGTAAAAGATGACATCAAATTAAATCTAGATGAAAAGCTTTTTTCAAAAAGATACTTAAAAGACTAA